From the genome of Impatiens glandulifera chromosome 9, dImpGla2.1, whole genome shotgun sequence, one region includes:
- the LOC124915870 gene encoding agamous-like MADS-box protein AGL62: MAKMKNKSNLNVTFCKRKSGLFKKFSELITLCGAEVLLLVFSPTNRVFSYGHPSVEELMEVEEQHAKQINHDKKVGQDQRWWERSNKEMSYKQLEHHKMSLLNLNAIVTQQRLEFSNP; encoded by the exons ATGGCCAAAATGAAGAACAAGAGTAATCTTAATGTGACATTCTGCAAAAGAAAAAGTGGGCTTTTCAAGAAATTCAGCGAGCTTATCACACTATGTGGGGCTGAAGTTTTACTTCTAGTATTTTCACCAACAAACAGAGTGTTCTCCTACGGTCATCCCAGT GTTGAGGAATTGATGGAGGTTGAGGAGCAGCATGCGAAGCAGATAAATCACGACAAGAAAGTTGGGCAGGATCAAAGATGGTGGGAGAGATCGAATAAAGAGATGAGTTATAAACAACTTGAACATCACAAGATGTCTCTATTGAATTTAAATGCCATTGTGACCCAACAGAGGTTGGAGTTTTCTAACCCGTAA